From Aegilops tauschii subsp. strangulata cultivar AL8/78 chromosome 5, Aet v6.0, whole genome shotgun sequence:
GGCAGCCACCAACATTCCCCCATTTTCCCCAAAAACGAtcccgcccgcgcgcgcccccGCCCCCCAACCAGCCATGGAGGACGCCATCGACCTCGACCTCGACGCCGCTGCCGTcctcgcctccctcgcctcgTCCGGCGCCATCGTCCCCCTCCGGGAAAGGCAAGCCTCGTGCCCCGCGCAAGACCGCCGCCGCAACCAAGCCGAAGAAGGCGCTGACGCCCGAACAGCGGGTAagggagtcggccaagaggaagggccggaggcacgccacggacgcgagggatgaggccgccgtcgccgtcgccgccgcgcagCAAGAGTTCACCAACGCCCGCGTCGCCGCGGCAACGAGGGAGGCGCTCTACATGCTAGGGGTAAACCCTAGCCAGCACAGCGTCCTCCAAGCCGCCGTCGCCGCGGCCAGCACCGGCTCGTCGGCGTTTCCTCGGTTGGTGCTGCCCGACTCACCCCGCGCGTCGACTTGCAACCCGGTCCCCAACTTCCACATCTACCCGCAGGCCTCCCGCCTCTCCGGGGAGTGCTCACCCGACGTGAGCGTGGTCGCGCCTTCCACGCCCGCGCCCATCGACCTCAACGCCACCCCGGTGGTCGGTGGCTCGTCGTCCGGCGGCACGAGGAAACGCGCGCGACAGACGGAGGCTTGATCTTGACGCcgagaagcaagccaagatgttCGAGCTCGAggcggagaagcaagccaagatgctaGAGATCGAGGCCGCCAACGCCAAGACAAAGGCAAAAGAAGTGGCTCTTGCAAGCATGATGaccgtgttggaaatatgccctagaggcaataataaaatggttattattgtatttccttgttcatgataattgtctgttgttcatgctataattgtattaactggaaaccgtaatacatgtgtgaatacatagaccacaacatatccctagtgagcctctagttgactagctcgttgatcaacaaatagtcatggtttcctgactatggacattggatgtcattgataacgggatcacatcattaggagaatgatgtgatggacaagacccaatcgtaagcatagcacaagatcgtgtagttcgtttgctagagcttttctaatgtcaagtatcatttccttagaccatgagattgtgcaactcccgaataccgtaggaatgctttgggtgtaccaaacgtcacaacgtaactgggtggctataaaggtgcactacaggtatctccgaaagtgtctgttgggttggcacgaatcgagactgggatttgtcactccgtatgacggagaggtatctctgggcccactcggtaatgcatcatcataatgagctcaatgtgactaaggagttagccacgggatcatgcgttacggtacgagtaaagtgacttgccggtaacgagattgaacaaggtattgggataccgacgatcgaatctcgggcaagtaacgtaccgattgacaaagggaattgtatacgggattgattgaatcctcgacatcgtggttcatccgatgagatcatcgtggaacatgtgggagccaacatgggtatccagatcccgctgttggttattgaccggagagtcgtctcggtcatgtctgcatgtctcccgaacccgtagggtctacacacttaaggttcggtgacgctagagttgtagagatattagtatgcggttaaccgaaagttgttcggagtcccggatgagatcccggacgtcacgaggagttccggaatggtccggaggtaaagatttatatatgggaagtcctattttggccaccggaaaatgttcgggatttttcggtattgtaccgggaaggttctagaaggttccgaagtggggcccacctgaatgggggacccacatgaacgtgggtagtgggggcaaggccccacacccctggtcaaggcgcaccaagatcccaccttagaaggaataagatcaagatccctaaaaaagggggataataatcggtggggaagggaaatgatgggatttctttcccccacctttgccaacgccccaatggacttggagggcaagaaaccagccccctccacccctatatatagtggggaggcgcatgggagcagcaccccaagccctggcgcctccctccctcccgtgacacctcttcctccccgcttgcgcttggcgaagccctgccgggatcccgctacttccaccaccacgccgtcgtgctgttggatctccatcaacttctcctcccccttgctggatcaagaaggaggagacgtcctcgctccgtacgtgtgttgaacgcggaggtgccgtccgttcggcgttAGGATCATCgctgatttggatcacgacgagtacgactccatcaaccccgttctcttgaacgcttccgcgcgcgatctacaagggtatgtagatgcactcccctctctctcgttgctagatgactccatagattgatcttggtgatatgtagaaaattttaaatttctgctacgttccccaacagatcggggtggagatcatgaaggtggatCTCAACGCCTTGTCGCCAAGGAAGAGGCCGTGGTTCGAGAAGATGCAGGCCGACATGCTCAAGTTCGACGACGAGTGATCTATGGCGTCGAGGGCCATCTTTTTTGTATGCCGGCATGACCACGGGAGCCGCGATGGCGTGGTCGAACTCAAGTCCCACCATTTTTTGTGTGCTGCATGTGTGCCGGCCGGCTGGTGAGTGCGCCAGCGTGAACTGTGGTATTTTCTGAAGCCGGTATTGTATGCCGGCGCTGGCATGGTGCCGGCATGAGACATGGCCGCTGGCATTATCGGCCGCGGGTCTTTTTTATTTAAAAGTTGAATGCGGACATgaaatgggtcggcgcgttgggcgcaTTGCCCACCCAAATGCAAAACTGGGCGGACGCCgggcgggcggccgacccaaacggacaaaaagcggacaaatgcgccgtccgtttgggtcgccccattggagttgctcttagaaCCTCGATATAAATTTTATTATATTTGAGATACTTTGTAGTACTTCCCGTAAACTTCTGTATTAGATATGATGTTTCCTGAAAAAAGAAATCTCCACAAAAAATAATCAAGTTTTAGTTAATTTTACAGGAATTAGGAAATGAAAAGGACAGGATCGCCCCTGGCAAAAATACCCTAAAAAGACACGCTCTGCCCTGTTCGGCCCGTTCGCCCAGCTCCGAGTCCCCGTCCGACAGTCCCTCCgccgccggagctcctccgccaCCCCCGCCGTTATCGCCGGTCCCCTGCCGCCCTCTTCCCCGCACGAGCCCGCCCTACCTCTCTGCACTCTCCTCCTCGCGGCCCCGTCCATCCTTCTCCTAGGCTCCCCAATCCTGATTCCTGAATCCTGTAAAGAGCGGAGAGGGGAGAGCACCGAACCCGTCACTCCCGTCTTCCCCGCCGCGGCGGCGCGCCGTCACCGCTTCTCCCAGCAACCTTCACCCACACTCCTCCCCAGACCTCCACAACCCTATCCTTCATCGTATTCTCCACAAATCCTCCCAATCGAAGCTGCTTATTGCCGTCACACCGCCGCCATTGTTTGTATCCATCCTCCCCTAGCATGGTGGCTCTACGGTGCAGTGGAGGCGCCGCCGCACACATGGCGGCGCATAGAATAAAGGCCCCTCGGAACGGAGATGGCCGCAGCGCCATTCTTCCCATGCGTGCCGGGATCAGGGAGCTTCCGCTGAGGGCTTCCTTGTCACCGCCCTCGGTGTCTCCACGGACAGTGGTAATTATTTTCCCTTAATGAGAATTACTAATTCAGATGGCTCCTAAACTACGGCATTCACTCTTCAGCGCTGCTCCGCTTTTCGTCGGCGTCGCACGGGGGGACATTGCTTCCAGAATAGGGGAATGACTGAGGGATGGGAGGCGCTGAAGGCGGCGACGGCCGACATGTTCAGGCCCCTGCTCGTCAACATTTCTGACATGCGCTCTCTCAACACAGTTTACGACCTTGAAGACTACCAGATTGGCATGCTCTTTGGTGTGCTTCAGTTGTTCCCACAGGCGATTCTGATATGCTGTCTCTGAACCCTGCTTTTGTTACTGAATACTGAGTTATCTTTG
This genomic window contains:
- the LOC109764980 gene encoding uncharacterized protein isoform X1; amino-acid sequence: MVALRCSGGAAAHMAAHRIKAPRNGDGRSAILPMRAGIRELPLRASLSPPSVSPRTVRCSAFRRRRTGGHCFQNRGMTEGWEALKAATADMFRPLLVNISDMRSLNTVYDLEDYQIGMLFGVFAGLVGVYQLWRAAPPIFVDAALGYIIYKLSVVSSELHRLRKSNSLINRLKFGFLLFMALKDFKNKYVLLDIISCIPYKAGLCWFEKGSQHRHKKLPAC
- the LOC109764980 gene encoding uncharacterized protein isoform X3 is translated as MVALRCSGGAAAHMAAHRIKAPRNGDGRSAILPMRAGIRELPLRASLSPPSVSPRTVRCSAFRRRRTGGHCFQNRGMTEGWEALKAATADMFRPLLVNISDMRSLNTVYDLEDYQIGMLFGVFAGLVGVYQLWRAAPPIFVDAALGYIIYKLSVVSSELHRLRKSNSLINRLKFGFLLFMALKDFKNKYVLLDIISEFQFEVKELHG
- the LOC109764980 gene encoding uncharacterized protein isoform X2, translating into MVALRCSGGAAAHMAAHRIKAPRNGDGRSAILPMRAGIRELPLRASLSPPSVSPRTVRCSAFRRRRTGGHCFQNRGMTEGWEALKAATADMFRPLLVNISDMRSLNTVYDLEDYQIGMLFGVFAGLVGVYQLWRAAPPIFVDAALGYIIYKLSVVSSELHRLRKSNSLINRLKFGFLLFMALKDFKNKYVLLDIIRRNKRNIQDCVVSWLRFSI